The DNA sequence ggccatcggagcggatctctcgctgccggccgtggtctcggccatggtcggcagcgaggagaactggagcgccgtctcctccttctgcagcgccgtgatgctgcggaaggaggcggcggagcgggagcgggaacgggatccgaactcgcttccgtctcgtcgcggtagacgcggtcggcggcgcagggcctacctggccaacctgcagccgccgcccccgtagtttggatcagcgggcgataggtcgggggatctatcgaccgcatcgcacgatcctgaggaggacggagagaggcgatcttatgtgttcaagggatcctctctcgggtcgctgtcgcttttgcggcgacgacgacgggccctagtctgggcaggcgccggcgggatcgcgaaagagctttgtgtcctcgcgatctcgccacaagcgcataggcggaacacacgtgtggtttttgttcagtaagagtctgactcccctccgagcccccccaaccggagggtgtccatgaaggattttccacacgtaaaaaaaaaaaaaaaaaaaaaaggttaggttaggttaggttaggttaggttagtgtACGCGCACAAGCAAGCGCGATGACGTCACGGCGACCGgcctgcgccgccgccgccttcACCGCGCCCCACCGTGTCCTTCTTCCCCCCTCCGGGCCCCCGCGGAGTCGAACTTTGAACGCAAGACTCGACGCACGTTActtacacatttaaaataattgtctgTTTAATACGCAATAAAgtctttattattactaattttggtTTGCTGAATCAATCGCAAACAAAGTGGCGACCGTGACAGGACTTACTATAGCCTACAGCAGTCTACAAGGTCATAACAAGAGGTCATAAGAACATACTTAGTGCTAACGGTCAAGTAAAGGGACTACAACGGACATCAGCTGCTTCGCAACAGGGCCTGGCGGACTATTTCGTGCACGATTCCGGAGGTCAACCTGAGGGAAGTGATCCGTTCCTATTTTTCCTTACTTTAAATTCCGTTttccatttttttcttttgtgtaaaAAGCGTAGCTATTTCCTTGGGCATATTAAATGAAGTATCTTGCTTTATGCGTACTTTCTCCGCCTGTTAGCTAAAGCTTTACAAAGTGTATATACGCTGACGCTTGCGCTCATATACTATTCTTATTCTTTCGACTCGTaagctaaattatttttgatcaaTAAAATCGTTGTTATTGAACTAATATTAATGTACTGAATGAttttgcattttaaataaaataataattcttagcttatactactactataaatttatacttaaaactaAAGGTCTTTTATTACTTGCATGAACAATAAGGCTGACTACTTATCTGCGTTTGCTATTTTTGTGCTTAATTAATTACCGATTGCTTAAATTAATGcgttttaaattagattttatcattaaaaattaattgtcgTATGCAACAAAATTCCCATAGCAGATTATTTTCTACccgctttttaaaaaataattatttctttgttcCGCATTATTAACGTATTTTGCCGAACATTCCAGGGACTTCGAAGCAAGTACCTACCAACTACTCGGGGTGTATTTAGCGTGATCAGCGCTGGCGGAATTGGAACAGCTGCGGCGGGCTACTGCGATAACTGGTTTGAGTgaacatttttactttatttaattcattcttTGTTCTATACAATGCCGGAAACTGAAATGAGTGGTTTGaaagaacttttaaagaaaCGCAGTACGATTAAAGGTCGTTTAACTAAATTTAGAGAATATATAAcggttttaaatcaaattaaacctGCAGATTTAACTGGTGCTCAAGTAAAagaaatttcattgagattaaCTAAATTCCAAGAGTTGTTTACTAGTTTTGATGAATTGCAAGATCAAATTGAACTTTTAAGTACCGACCAGGATGAACAAATTAGAGAAAGAGACTTCATAGAATCTCAATTTTATTCTTTGATATCGACTGCGCAGGAAATAATCGATTCGATTTCTCAAAGCAGGGATCGAGCCGAGGGTTCTGTAAATTCCAAGCCATCAGGCACTTGTTCTCATGCTcttaatacaatcaaattgcCTACGATTAAACTCCCGAATTTTGACGGGAACTACTTAAAATGGCTGGAATTTAGAGATACGTTCGACTCGTTAATCAATTCTAATGATACTATACCTACGATAAACAAATTCCATTACTTGAGGTCTGCTTTAGAAGGCAGTGCTACTGTTGTTATAAAATCCATAGAATTTACCTCTGCGAATTACAGGGTTGCGTGGGATTTATTATGcgaaagatataataataaaaatattttaataaacaatcatCTAAAGGCATTGTTCAATATCGAACCTATAACGCGAGAGTCTTACAAGGCTTTGCGTTATCTTATTGATCaagtatctaaaaatttaagagCACTCGGAACGTTAGGCTTACCTACTGAGCAATGGGACGTTTTGGTTATATTTATGATGTCATCTAAATtagatattaatacaaatagaaAATGGGAGGAATACAAAGGTAACCTCTCCGATTTACCTACGTTACTTGAATTTAAGACTTTTCTTCGTAATCGCGCGGATGTGTTAGAAACCACTCAAGGTACCCGCTCGGATAAACACACCCATGACTACAAGTCTAATTATAAGTCACAACAATCTTCTAAATCATTAGTCGCTGCTAATACGGAAGTGTCAAAACGGATTGTATGTAGTATATGTAAGAAGGACCACCGTGTGTATTTGTGTCCCGTCTTTTTAGAAATGAGCTTGGAGGACAGACAGAGTgaggtaaataaattaaaattatgttcaaaCTGTCTCCGCGAAGGGCACAATGCGCACAGGTGCCGTTTAAAGGGTTGTTGTAGGTCATGCAAGGGGAAACATAACAGTTTACTCCATAAAGAAATTGCAGAGGTTTTGAAGGCTGCACCCGTCTCTTTGGCAATAGCTGGCGCAAAAGAAGTGCTACTGTGTACCGCTCTTGTAGATATAGTTAATCCACAGAACAATAGCTGTCAAAGGGCTCGAATATTATTAGATACTGGGAGTCAATCCTGCTTCATGACtactaatttcaaaaataaaatgggTTTATCTGTAAATCGAGTGAAACCTGTAAACGTATcgggtataaataatatcggtTTTGATATATCTGAGCGTTGCTATGTCCAATTGAATTCTAGAGTATCTTCCTTTACGGCTAAGTTAACATGCCTCATTGTACCTAGGATTACCGGTAGCGTGCCTAATAACAAAATTGAATTGCAGAACTTGAAGTTACCATTAAACATTGAGCTGGCCGACCCTGCATTTTATCAACCAGCTGATATTGACATACTTATAGGCGCAGATGTTTTTTGGGATATTATAGGTACACAACAGATCAAGTTAGGTCAAGACAAGCCTACGTTGCTAGATTCTAAACTGGGGTGGCTTGTGTCTGGCCCAGTAGGTAAAAGTACTTGTAACGataattttatgtgtaattttaatcaattagaTATTTATGAAAGTATGAAAAGATTCTGGGAAGTAGAAGAGTTACCTACgaccaaaaataatttattctctgtAGAAGAGCAATTATGTGAAACTCATTTTGTAAATAACACTTCAAGGTTAAGTAATGGTAGATTTTCAGTTAAAATGCCGTTTAAAGAATCACCTGAAGATTCTTTGGGTGAGTCATTTTGCAGTGCGCGCGGAAGATTCTTGAACCTTgagaagaaattaaataaaaatttaaatttaaaaaaaaatacgttgagTTTATTAAAGAATATCAGGAATTGGGACATTTATCAGAGGTTGATCGACCTtcatttgctttttatttaccTCACCATGCGGTAGTACGTGAGGAGAAGGAAACTACAAAAGTGAGAGTCGTGTTCGATGCGTCTGCTAAATCATCTTCTGGAAAGTCACTAAATGATATCCAATTGGTAGGGCCTGTAGTTCAGAGCgatttatttggaattttattGCGTTTTCGTAtacataaatttgtattaactGGGGACATTGAAAAAATGTATCGGCAGATAGAAATAGATAACTCTCAACGTCATTTACAGCTTATCTTGTGGCGCGAAGATGAGGAACAGCctctcaaaatattaaaattaaacactgtCACTTACGGTATGGCTTCTGCTCCTCATTTGGCCACTAGATGTCTCTTGCAATTGTCTCAGGAATGCAATGATGAAACTGTTGCTAATGTAATTAAACGCGATTTTTACATGGACGATCTGAGTACAGGTTCAAATAGTGTCGATGAGCTCAGAAAAATATACAACGGTGTCACTCAAACTTTAGAGTCTGCATGTTTTCCTTTGCGCAAATTTCGCACAAACTGCTCTGaattgtttgaaaatcaaaCTGATGTGTGCGAGGTTCGTGACTGGAACAAACAATCTAGCGTCCTAGGTCTTAACTGGTCACCCAAATCGGACACGCTTTTCTTTTCTACAGATATACCGGTTGACAATGTTATCACGAAAAGGACAGTTACTTCCATGACCTGCAAGATTTTTGATCCGTTGGGTTTATTATCAGCAAGCATTATAAAGTCAAAAATCTTTCTTCAACAATTGTGGAGTAATAAAATCGATTGGGATCAGCCTCTTCCTAGTGACGAAGCTGGTAAATGGActtcttttattcaaaatttggcTCAATTGTCATCAATAGTAATACCTAGGCATGTGTTAAAATATACTGATTGTGACATTGATCTGCATTGCTTTGTGGACGCATCTCAGCACGCATATGGGGCCACTGTGTACTTACGAACCGTAGACAGAGAAGGGCACGTTAATGTACAGCTGTTATGCGCTAAAGCACGAGTGGCGCCACTAAAGACGTTGACGATACCACGCCTTGAGCTATGTGGTGCGTTGCTAGGGGCACGATTGTGTGCCAAGGTTATAGAATCACTTACTTGTAATAttagcaacaaaaaaaaaaaatatggaccgATTCTACGATTGTGCTAGGTTGGTTAAACACTCAATCCcgaaatttaaaaacctttGTTTTAAACAGGGTAATCGAAATAAACGATCTTACTAAGGAATTCGCATGGATGCACGTACCAACAGATCAGAATCCTGCTGATTTAGTGTCCAGAGGGATTGACCAGCAGCAGCTTCAGGATTCTACTTTGTGGTGGCGAGGTCCTTCCTTCTTAGCGAAGGAAGAATCTGAGTGGCCTATTCAAGGGTCCTTTGCAACTAATAACTTACCAGAGTTAAAAGTATTTACATGTACGAAAGTGGacactaaaattaataactgtTCAGTtgtaaaattcgaaaaatattcTCGATATGATAAATTAAAGAGGATCGTAGCTTATGTCTtgagatttataaataaatgtcgtAAAAATGCTGTAAGTAATGATGTAATTGAACCTGAGGAACTGGAGAACTCGTTAATGTTGTTAGTTAAGCAAGCTCAGTTAGAATCGTTTGCTAATGAACTTTATACTATTGCTAAAGATAGAAGTTTGCCTCTTAAGTCTAAATTACTGCCTTTAGATCCATTTATAGATACGTTAGGAATTCTCCGAGTAGGTGGTAGGttgcaaaattcaaaatttgatttcaataaaaagcaTCCTATTTTATTAGACGGCAAACatcatttttctaaaatactcaTGAGGCATGAACACTTTCGTTTACTTCATGCTGGTCCACAGTTATTACTAGCTGCGGTAC is a window from the Melitaea cinxia chromosome 3, ilMelCinx1.1, whole genome shotgun sequence genome containing:
- the LOC123668590 gene encoding uncharacterized protein LOC123668590, giving the protein MPETEMSGLKELLKKRSTIKGRLTKFREYITVLNQIKPADLTGAQVKEISLRLTKFQELFTSFDELQDQIELLSTDQDEQIRERDFIESQFYSLISTAQEIIDSISQSRDRAEGSVNSKPSGTCSHALNTIKLPTIKLPNFDGNYLKWLEFRDTFDSLINSNDTIPTINKFHYLRSALEGSATVVIKSIEFTSANYRVAWDLLCERYNNKNILINNHLKALFNIEPITRESYKALRYLIDQVSKNLRALGTLGLPTEQWDVLVIFMMSSKLDINTNRKWEEYKGNLSDLPTLLEFKTFLRNRADVLETTQGTRSDKHTHDYKSNYKSQQSSKSLVAANTEVSKRIVCSICKKDHRVYLCPVFLEMSLEDRQSEVNKLKLCSNCLREGHNAHRCRLKGCCRSCKGKHNSLLHKEIAEVLKAAPVSLAIAGAKEVLLCTALVDIVNPQNNSCQRARILLDTGSQSCFMTTNFKNKMGLSVNRVKPVNVSGINNIGFDISERCYVQLNSRVSSFTAKLTCLIVPRITGSVPNNKIELQNLKLPLNIELADPAFYQPADIDILIGADVFWDIIGTQQIKLGQDKPTLLDSKLGWLVSGPVGKSTCNDNFMCNFNQLDIYESMKRFWEVEELPTTKNNLFSVEEQLCETHFVNNTSRLSNGRFSVKMPFKESPEDSLEYQELGHLSEVDRPSFAFYLPHHAVVREEKETTKVRVVFDASAKSSSGKSLNDIQLIEIDNSQRHLQLILWREDEEQPLKILKLNTVTYGMASAPHLATRCLLQLSQECNDETVANVIKRDFYMDDLSTGSNSVDELRKIYNGVTQTLESACFPLRKFRTNCSELFENQTDVCEVRDWNKQSSVLGLNWSPKSDTLFFSTDIPVDNVITKRTVTSMTCKIFDPLGLLSASIIKSKIFLQQLWSNKIDWDQPLPSDEAGKWTSFIQNLAQLSSIVIPRHVLKYTDCDIDLHCFVDASQHAYGATVVIEINDLTKEFAWMHVPTDQNPADLVSRGIDQQQLQDSTLWWRGPSFLAKEESEWPIQGSFATNNLPELKVFTCTKVDTKINNCSVVKFEKYSRYDKLKRIVAYVLRFINKCRKNAVSNDVIEPEELENSLMLLVKQAQLESFANELYTIAKDRSLPLKSKLLPLDPFIDTLGILRVGGRLQNSKFDFNKKHPILLDGKHHFSKILMRHEHFRLLHAGPQLLLAAVREEFWLIGGRNLARSVTRKCIVCARMRGQVIKPIMGTLPSVRVSSSFAFDTCGIDFAGPFLIASKKGRGSNITKCFLALFVCLQTKALHLETVSSMSSDAFLLCLRRFVSRRGRPQVIYCDNGTNFVGAKNELGRVLKASCQSVSDYASAEKIKFVFSPAYAPHFGGIWEAGIKSAKSHLKRVASNASLTFRELAALFTQIEAILNSRPLSPLSSDPTDLYPLTPGHFLIGRPLMSVPSLPVTTKRPNRYEFIEQLRQHFWERWRREFIAELQQRTKWRTRQRDLQIGDMVVLKEDQLPPLRWCLGRITRLYPGPDGINRVADIFTAKGTTRRAFNKICLLPTSPDA